One window of the bacterium genome contains the following:
- a CDS encoding ABC transporter permease: MWRSRTGTLGVAIVAVAVLCAALAPVLAPYNPTAAQFSTTLRPPSAAHPFGTDQLGRDVLSRVIFGARISLLVGGVTVLISGFVGCALGMLSGYLGGWLDAAVMRLADVQLSFPFILLALTINAVIGAGLQTIMLSLVVAGWPLYVRVVRGEILALRHREYVQAAIATGARNGRVMWQHVLPNVATPIIVVSTLQVSQFIIAEATISFLGFGIQPPTAAWGGMVSDGRNYIFFAWWLTAFPGAALALTALGVNLTGDWLRDTLDPRLRT; encoded by the coding sequence TTGTGGCGGAGCCGAACCGGCACGCTCGGCGTCGCGATCGTCGCGGTGGCCGTCCTGTGCGCGGCGCTGGCACCCGTGCTGGCTCCCTACAACCCGACCGCGGCACAGTTCTCGACCACGCTCCGACCTCCCAGCGCCGCGCACCCGTTCGGCACGGACCAACTGGGCCGCGACGTACTGTCGCGCGTCATCTTCGGCGCTCGGATCTCGCTGCTCGTGGGCGGCGTGACCGTGCTCATCTCGGGGTTCGTCGGCTGCGCGCTGGGGATGCTCTCCGGATACCTCGGCGGCTGGCTCGACGCGGCGGTGATGCGGCTCGCCGACGTGCAGCTCAGCTTTCCGTTCATCCTGCTCGCGCTGACCATTAACGCCGTCATCGGCGCGGGACTGCAGACGATCATGCTGAGCCTGGTCGTGGCCGGGTGGCCGCTGTACGTCCGGGTGGTGCGTGGCGAGATCCTCGCGCTCCGGCACCGGGAGTACGTGCAGGCAGCCATCGCGACCGGCGCGCGCAACGGGCGCGTGATGTGGCAGCACGTGCTGCCGAACGTCGCCACCCCGATCATCGTGGTCAGCACGCTGCAGGTCTCACAGTTCATCATCGCCGAGGCGACGATCAGCTTCCTCGGATTCGGGATACAGCCGCCGACCGCTGCGTGGGGTGGCATGGTGAGCGACGGACGGAACTACATCTTCTTCGCGTGGTGGCTCACGGCGTTTCCGGGGGCAGCCCTCGCGCTCACGGCGCTCGGCGTGAACCTCACGGGCGACTGGCTGCGCGACACGCTCGACCCGAGGCTGCGCACGTAG
- a CDS encoding ABC transporter permease, whose amino-acid sequence MSRYLLGRAGQAVLAIFLALTVVFFLVRITGDPVILFLPQDVQPKDIVYFRHLLGFDRPVWQQYLSFLGGAVHGDFGRSLRYRTPALSLVVSRLPATFQLAATSLAMVACAAVPVGIASAARRGTFVDNIGIAATAAGQAVPGFWLGLMLIWVFGVWLRWLPVAGYGGWTHFVLPSLTLTAFYAAQIARITRSSVLDALGQDYVRTARAKGIHERGVLARHVLKNAAIPIVTVFGLNAGQLLGGAVVTETIFAWPGIGQYILNALRGRDFPVVMVGVFLTSAIYILVNFLVDLSYVWLNPQVRYG is encoded by the coding sequence ATGTCTCGGTATCTCCTCGGCCGCGCCGGCCAAGCGGTGCTGGCGATCTTTCTGGCGTTGACCGTCGTCTTTTTCCTCGTGCGGATCACCGGCGATCCCGTGATCCTGTTCCTCCCGCAGGATGTGCAGCCGAAGGACATCGTGTACTTTCGCCACCTGCTCGGGTTCGACCGACCGGTCTGGCAGCAGTACCTGTCGTTTCTTGGCGGGGCCGTGCACGGAGACTTCGGGCGATCGTTGCGATATCGGACCCCGGCGCTTTCGCTCGTGGTCTCCCGGCTCCCGGCGACATTTCAGCTAGCGGCCACCTCGCTCGCGATGGTGGCGTGCGCGGCCGTGCCCGTGGGGATCGCCTCCGCCGCCCGACGGGGCACGTTCGTGGACAACATCGGGATCGCCGCCACCGCGGCGGGACAGGCGGTTCCGGGATTCTGGTTGGGCCTCATGCTGATCTGGGTGTTTGGGGTCTGGCTACGCTGGCTGCCGGTCGCCGGGTACGGCGGATGGACGCACTTCGTCCTGCCGAGTCTGACCCTGACCGCGTTCTACGCGGCCCAGATCGCACGGATCACACGATCGTCGGTTCTCGACGCGCTCGGCCAGGACTACGTTCGGACCGCGCGCGCGAAGGGGATCCACGAGCGGGGCGTGCTCGCACGACACGTGCTCAAGAACGCGGCGATCCCGATCGTCACGGTGTTCGGTCTCAACGCCGGGCAGTTGCTCGGCGGGGCCGTCGTCACGGAGACGATCTTCGCCTGGCCCGGGATCGGACAGTACATCCTCAACGCGTTGCGCGGCCGCGACTTTCCGGTCGTGATGGTGGGCGTCTTCCTGACGTCGGCGATCTACATTCTCGTGAATTTTCTCGTCGACCTCTCGTACGTCTGGCTGAATCCCCAGGTGCGGTATGGCTGA
- a CDS encoding ABC transporter substrate-binding protein codes for MTAERAARPPRCQWGRHVTRRTFLRIAAGAGMAVGGLGPGPASTAADAQAHNQITIGIGSEPLTLMGATIVDWTTNAQLENIYDLLFTRDPKTEKIIPWLATGYRILDDKTWELTLRKDVRFHNREPFTAKAVKFTFDYLLDPKNKTHYLPRFKSVSGVEIVNDYTVRVHTSEPFPAFLDNVSLPGPFMLAPEYVQKVGIDYAAAHPIGTGPYTFKEWARGQSLTLAKTPSYWAGAPAIDAVVFSVIPEFSARLAALLSGQIDIMKDVPPQAVDTVNRSGRATVRTTVSSRIDYLAFETLHPGPTQNAKVRQAINYAINVDELRTSVLGGMATRICGYVGRYDSAYDPAIKCYDYDTKKAEQLLREAGYDPAKLTLTLDTPSGRYPLDKEVSEAIAAQLNKLGITVHVQVNEWRDHLDKVINRKAGDMFFLGWGPDLQPIGTVDQLFVGTQTYSGFDDPQTDAMINKSVQIVDPAARNAAFRKIQEALHPMAPWVPLWNQHDLYGVANWIAWAPRPDEKVWMWEAKAK; via the coding sequence ATGACGGCCGAGCGCGCTGCACGCCCACCGAGGTGCCAGTGGGGTCGCCACGTCACGCGCCGAACGTTTCTCAGGATCGCCGCCGGGGCCGGGATGGCCGTGGGTGGGCTCGGTCCTGGGCCGGCCTCCACGGCCGCCGACGCCCAGGCGCACAACCAGATCACGATCGGCATCGGCAGCGAGCCGCTGACCCTGATGGGGGCAACGATCGTCGATTGGACGACCAACGCGCAGCTCGAAAACATTTACGATCTGCTGTTTACGCGGGACCCGAAGACGGAGAAGATCATCCCGTGGCTGGCGACCGGGTACAGGATCCTCGACGACAAGACCTGGGAGCTCACGCTCCGCAAAGACGTGCGGTTCCACAACCGCGAGCCGTTTACCGCTAAAGCCGTCAAGTTTACGTTCGACTACCTCCTCGATCCGAAGAACAAGACCCACTACCTGCCCCGATTCAAGTCGGTGTCGGGCGTCGAGATCGTGAACGACTACACGGTGCGGGTGCACACCTCGGAGCCGTTCCCCGCATTCCTCGACAACGTCTCGCTGCCGGGCCCGTTCATGCTGGCGCCCGAGTACGTGCAGAAGGTCGGTATCGACTACGCCGCGGCGCACCCGATCGGCACCGGTCCCTATACGTTTAAGGAGTGGGCGCGCGGACAGTCGCTGACGCTGGCGAAGACCCCCTCCTATTGGGCCGGCGCCCCGGCAATCGACGCCGTCGTGTTCTCGGTGATCCCGGAGTTCAGCGCGCGCCTCGCCGCATTGCTTTCTGGCCAGATCGATATCATGAAGGACGTGCCGCCGCAGGCGGTGGACACGGTCAATCGGAGTGGCCGGGCGACGGTTCGCACCACGGTCAGCTCGCGGATCGACTACCTGGCGTTCGAGACGCTGCACCCCGGCCCGACGCAGAACGCCAAGGTGCGGCAGGCGATCAACTACGCCATCAACGTGGACGAGCTGCGCACGTCGGTGCTCGGCGGCATGGCCACACGTATTTGCGGCTACGTCGGCCGGTATGATTCGGCCTACGACCCGGCGATCAAATGTTACGATTACGACACCAAGAAGGCGGAACAACTGCTCCGGGAGGCCGGGTACGATCCGGCGAAGCTCACCCTGACGCTGGATACCCCGAGCGGGCGGTATCCGCTCGACAAAGAAGTCTCCGAGGCGATCGCCGCGCAGCTCAACAAGCTCGGGATCACCGTGCACGTCCAGGTCAACGAGTGGCGGGATCACCTCGACAAGGTCATCAACCGCAAGGCCGGCGACATGTTCTTTCTGGGATGGGGCCCGGATCTCCAGCCGATCGGCACCGTGGATCAGCTCTTCGTCGGCACGCAAACGTACAGCGGATTCGACGATCCGCAGACCGACGCCATGATCAACAAGTCCGTACAGATCGTGGACCCCGCTGCACGGAACGCCGCGTTTCGGAAGATCCAGGAGGCGCTGCATCCGATGGCGCCGTGGGTCCCGCTGTGGAACCAGCATGACCTCTACGGTGTGGCGAACTGGATCGCCTGGGCGCCGCGTCCCGACGAGAAGGTTTGGATGTGGGAAGCGAAGGCGAAGTAG
- a CDS encoding Xaa-Pro peptidase family protein: MGYLSRRVYQDRLTRIRKELLDADLAALVVLTPENFLYVSGYFLDVQPWERPVAAIIPRDADPFLVMHELSTNHVRYATEHKSMWIPEVHFYAEHYRMQHRTYLTPQWPQMVADLLRRKGIRRGRLGVDSTAGPIGQVPSLLPGVELVAAGRLLREMREVKDEEELTLIRQGAELSDWGQQRYREHLAPGRPLAEVDTLVAHEICTEAIRRWPDYKVEIRVAGLTGPNSACPHGISGNYGQVIERGHGIVNVIIPRLNGYVCENERTFFVGTPSKEQAAAFQAAYEAQDASAAAFVAGATMADADAAAQRVFEQHGYGDRIVHRTGHGIGLAGHEFPDDIAFNFRPLVENEVFSCEPGIYLYGVGGFRHDDTVIVKQGRPEVTTKFPRDLESQTVAAVRR; this comes from the coding sequence ATGGGATACCTGAGCCGCCGCGTGTATCAGGACCGGCTGACCCGCATTCGCAAGGAGCTCCTCGACGCGGATCTGGCCGCCCTCGTCGTGCTGACTCCCGAGAACTTCCTGTACGTGTCCGGATACTTCCTCGACGTCCAGCCGTGGGAACGCCCGGTGGCGGCGATCATCCCGCGCGACGCGGACCCGTTCCTGGTTATGCACGAGCTATCGACGAACCATGTCCGGTACGCGACCGAGCACAAATCGATGTGGATTCCCGAGGTGCACTTCTACGCCGAGCACTACCGGATGCAGCACCGCACGTACCTGACGCCGCAGTGGCCCCAGATGGTGGCCGATCTCCTGCGGCGCAAGGGGATCCGCCGGGGCCGGCTCGGGGTGGACAGCACCGCCGGCCCAATCGGCCAGGTGCCGTCGCTCCTGCCCGGCGTTGAACTCGTCGCGGCCGGGCGTCTTCTGCGAGAGATGCGCGAGGTCAAGGACGAGGAGGAGCTCACGCTCATCCGTCAGGGCGCCGAGTTGAGCGACTGGGGACAGCAGCGGTATCGCGAGCACCTCGCGCCGGGCCGGCCGCTCGCGGAAGTGGACACGCTCGTCGCGCACGAGATCTGCACCGAAGCGATTCGGCGCTGGCCCGACTACAAGGTGGAGATCCGGGTCGCGGGGCTCACCGGCCCCAACTCCGCGTGCCCGCACGGGATCAGCGGGAACTACGGGCAGGTGATCGAACGCGGACACGGCATCGTGAACGTGATCATCCCGCGCCTCAACGGGTACGTCTGCGAGAACGAACGGACGTTTTTCGTCGGCACCCCGAGCAAGGAGCAGGCCGCGGCGTTTCAAGCGGCGTACGAGGCGCAGGACGCGTCTGCCGCCGCGTTTGTGGCCGGCGCGACGATGGCCGATGCCGACGCGGCGGCCCAGCGGGTGTTTGAGCAGCATGGCTACGGCGATCGGATCGTCCACCGGACGGGACACGGTATCGGCCTCGCGGGGCACGAGTTCCCCGACGACATCGCGTTCAACTTCCGGCCGCTCGTCGAGAACGAAGTGTTTAGTTGCGAGCCCGGGATCTATCTGTACGGCGTCGGGGGGTTCCGGCACGACGACACGGTGATCGTGAAGCAGGGCCGGCCCGAGGTCACGACCAAGTTCCCGCGAGACCTGGAGTCCCAGACCGTCGCCGCCGTACGACGGTGA
- a CDS encoding DinB family protein — MSTSTVDLAHYFDYLCKARERLLGWVRSQPAETYTRAFPFGMGSIRATLVHTAAAQYSYTQRLGGKEFSPADNPFSGDKLPELEPFVAAWSRLNPQTRQALADLGDGTRPIEFTNRMFTPPRRMRATAGGIAGQLFFHEVHHRAQVMAMLRQLGVAAQDLDYSVVMFERLE; from the coding sequence ATGAGCACATCCACCGTGGATCTGGCGCACTACTTCGACTACCTGTGCAAGGCGCGGGAACGGCTGCTGGGCTGGGTGCGGAGCCAGCCCGCGGAAACATACACACGCGCGTTTCCGTTTGGCATGGGCTCGATCCGCGCGACGCTCGTCCACACCGCCGCCGCGCAGTACAGCTACACCCAGCGGCTGGGCGGCAAGGAGTTTTCGCCCGCGGACAACCCGTTCAGCGGGGACAAGCTGCCTGAGCTTGAACCGTTCGTCGCCGCGTGGTCGCGGCTCAACCCGCAGACTCGGCAGGCGTTGGCTGATCTCGGGGACGGGACGCGGCCGATCGAGTTCACGAACCGGATGTTCACCCCTCCGAGACGCATGCGGGCGACGGCCGGGGGCATCGCCGGGCAGCTGTTCTTTCACGAGGTGCATCACCGCGCGCAGGTCATGGCCATGCTGCGGCAACTCGGGGTCGCGGCGCAAGACCTCGACTACAGCGTGGTCATGTTCGAACGCCTCGAATGA
- a CDS encoding ABC transporter permease: MAADTALRGAARRRGVLSGAVPKAFVRSPLAIASIVVVAGWLAVAAASPVIAPYGPLAQDIAGRLAPPGPAHWFGTDPLGRDILSRVLYGARLSIPVGIAAVGLAVVLGTLIGSVAGVVGGTVDEAIMRLTDLMLAFPTVILAMIISAALGAGIRNAIIAIMVAWWPTYARFARGLVLGARDREYVEAARAVGASPLRVFVRHVLLNILSPIVILSTLDVGRAILTFASLSFLGLGPPPQIPEWGSEIAAGRDYLDQWWIATFPGLAILTLVVALNVVGDSLRDALDPRLRKA; encoded by the coding sequence ATGGCGGCCGACACGGCCCTGCGCGGCGCGGCGCGGCGACGCGGCGTGTTGTCCGGTGCTGTGCCGAAAGCGTTTGTGCGCTCGCCGCTCGCGATCGCGTCGATCGTTGTGGTCGCGGGGTGGCTCGCCGTGGCCGCGGCGTCCCCGGTGATCGCTCCGTATGGACCGCTGGCGCAGGACATCGCGGGGCGGCTCGCTCCGCCGGGCCCGGCCCACTGGTTCGGCACCGACCCGCTCGGCCGGGACATCCTGAGTCGGGTGCTGTACGGCGCGCGTCTGTCCATTCCGGTCGGCATCGCGGCCGTCGGGCTCGCCGTCGTGCTCGGCACGCTGATCGGCAGCGTCGCGGGCGTCGTGGGGGGCACGGTGGACGAGGCGATCATGCGTCTGACCGACCTGATGCTCGCGTTTCCCACGGTGATCCTCGCGATGATCATTTCGGCCGCGCTGGGGGCGGGGATCCGGAATGCGATCATCGCGATCATGGTCGCGTGGTGGCCGACGTATGCGCGGTTTGCCCGCGGCCTCGTGCTCGGAGCGCGCGATCGGGAGTACGTGGAGGCGGCCCGCGCCGTGGGAGCGTCGCCTCTTCGGGTGTTCGTCCGGCATGTCCTCCTGAACATCCTGTCGCCGATCGTCATCCTCAGCACGCTCGATGTGGGGCGGGCGATCCTGACGTTCGCGTCGCTGAGTTTCCTCGGGCTCGGTCCACCGCCCCAGATTCCGGAATGGGGTTCGGAGATCGCCGCCGGCCGCGACTACCTTGACCAGTGGTGGATCGCCACGTTTCCGGGGCTGGCCATCCTGACGCTCGTGGTCGCGCTGAACGTGGTGGGGGACAGCCTACGGGACGCGCTGGATCCGCGTCTGCGAAAAGCGTGA
- a CDS encoding ABC transporter permease yields MNLQAYVGRRVLVLPLMILGITLLTFVLSHAVPSDPIAANLGDQAAADPAVVAAFKHRWGLDRPLPEQYLIYLGRLVRGDMGVSISTHQPVVQDLSQHLPATIELATAAMVISLVFGIPLGIVSAIRRDSVIDQIGRGGSLIGVSMPVFWLGLVALFLFYARLGWAPSAGQLSPRLALPPFTTGFVVIDALLAGQTDVAVDALSHLTLPALVLASSAVGIITRMMRGSMLEVLGEDYVRTARAKGLAPRRITIRHAARNALLPVITVIGLSFGGLLSGAVVTETVFAWPGLGSYAFQSATSLDFPAIMGVGIVVATVYILVNLLVDIAYAIVDPRIRMG; encoded by the coding sequence GTGAATCTTCAGGCCTACGTGGGTCGGAGAGTGCTCGTGCTGCCGCTGATGATTCTTGGAATCACGCTCCTCACGTTCGTGTTGTCGCACGCGGTTCCGTCCGACCCCATCGCGGCGAATCTCGGTGATCAGGCGGCCGCCGACCCGGCGGTCGTCGCCGCGTTCAAGCACCGCTGGGGGCTCGACCGGCCGCTGCCGGAGCAGTATCTCATCTACCTCGGCAGGCTCGTGCGCGGCGACATGGGCGTGTCGATCTCCACGCACCAGCCGGTGGTGCAAGATCTGTCGCAGCATCTGCCCGCGACGATCGAACTCGCGACCGCCGCGATGGTGATCAGCCTTGTGTTTGGGATTCCACTCGGGATCGTGTCGGCGATCCGGCGGGACTCCGTGATCGACCAGATCGGACGCGGCGGATCGCTTATCGGCGTGTCGATGCCCGTGTTCTGGTTGGGGTTGGTGGCGCTGTTCCTGTTTTACGCCCGCCTGGGTTGGGCGCCCTCCGCCGGACAGCTGAGCCCCCGCCTCGCGCTGCCGCCGTTTACGACCGGGTTCGTCGTGATCGACGCGCTGCTCGCCGGACAGACGGACGTGGCGGTGGATGCGCTTTCGCATCTGACGCTGCCCGCGCTTGTGCTGGCGTCGTCGGCTGTGGGCATCATCACCCGCATGATGCGCGGCAGCATGCTCGAGGTGCTTGGCGAGGACTATGTGCGCACCGCGCGCGCGAAGGGGCTCGCTCCGCGACGGATCACGATACGGCACGCGGCGCGGAACGCGCTCTTGCCGGTGATCACGGTGATCGGTCTCAGCTTCGGGGGCCTGCTCTCGGGGGCGGTGGTGACGGAGACGGTGTTCGCGTGGCCCGGGCTGGGTTCGTACGCGTTCCAGAGTGCGACCTCGCTTGACTTCCCCGCGATCATGGGCGTCGGGATCGTCGTCGCGACGGTCTACATCCTCGTCAACCTGCTGGTCGACATCGCGTATGCGATCGTCGACCCGCGCATCCGGATGGGCTGA
- a CDS encoding ABC transporter substrate-binding protein → MTRTGALVGSTATGRLSRRTLLKGTGGAAGLAVAGRLGRDRTAAAATAPTPNTLIMAPNFVIRSLDPGHTLEPDGEMVTHACYDALVTFDGADLSTPKPHVATSWKVSGGGRLYTFTLRQGIRFASGNPLTSADVKWSFDRVINLQSNPAFFLANVDEVQAPDPQTIVLRLKAPQPSILPILSNGALGIMDSKLVTSQGGDASVDAKTKDHAEAWLQSHSAGSGAFMIQSYTPTQELVLARNPNHWRAPAKMDRIVLRSVPESSTQALQLERGDLDLAMSLGQENLATLRRLSSVTIQSSVVATSFVMMVNMDPSLSGQLANPKVLQAIRYALDYDGILQIAGPGAQRMAGVIPNDLPGALDPREAVKTDKNKAKALLKDAGLSAAKGRLMFASDATSYGIQYSLLAQKIQSDLASVGITIDLDGLPGTIELGQYRAGKAPALFGGYAADYPDATDFLVYLPGQLVGKRMNWPASASPAAQELAQWGDQATQEADPKARVALLQKAQRRLLEIGPYAPLFTPALPFGFRSDVRGVTYNSVWEVDFYTIRRG, encoded by the coding sequence ATGACACGAACGGGAGCACTGGTGGGGTCCACCGCAACAGGCCGACTGAGCCGCCGGACGCTGCTCAAGGGAACGGGCGGGGCGGCCGGGCTCGCGGTCGCGGGACGATTGGGACGGGACCGGACGGCCGCCGCGGCGACCGCGCCGACTCCGAACACGCTCATCATGGCGCCGAACTTCGTCATCCGGAGCCTGGACCCGGGGCACACGCTGGAACCGGACGGCGAGATGGTCACGCACGCGTGCTATGACGCGCTCGTGACGTTCGACGGGGCGGACCTGTCCACACCGAAGCCGCACGTTGCCACCTCGTGGAAGGTCTCCGGAGGCGGCCGGCTCTACACGTTCACGCTGCGCCAGGGGATTCGATTCGCGAGCGGCAATCCGCTGACATCAGCCGACGTGAAATGGTCGTTCGACCGGGTGATCAATCTTCAGTCGAACCCGGCGTTCTTCCTCGCCAACGTCGACGAGGTCCAAGCGCCGGATCCGCAGACGATCGTGCTGCGTCTGAAAGCCCCTCAACCGTCGATTCTGCCGATTCTGTCGAACGGGGCGCTCGGCATCATGGACAGCAAGCTCGTGACGTCGCAGGGCGGGGACGCGAGCGTCGACGCCAAGACCAAGGACCACGCCGAGGCGTGGCTCCAGTCGCATTCCGCCGGCAGCGGCGCGTTCATGATTCAAAGCTACACACCCACCCAGGAGCTCGTGCTCGCGCGGAATCCCAATCACTGGCGAGCGCCGGCGAAGATGGATCGCATCGTGCTTCGCAGCGTGCCGGAGTCCTCCACGCAGGCGCTGCAACTCGAACGCGGGGATCTTGATCTCGCAATGAGCCTCGGACAGGAAAACCTCGCGACGTTGCGCCGCCTGTCGTCCGTGACCATCCAGTCGAGCGTCGTCGCGACATCGTTTGTGATGATGGTGAACATGGATCCGTCGCTGTCCGGGCAGCTCGCGAACCCCAAGGTGTTGCAGGCGATCCGGTACGCGCTCGATTACGACGGCATTCTCCAAATCGCGGGACCGGGCGCCCAGCGCATGGCTGGGGTGATCCCGAACGATCTGCCGGGAGCGCTCGACCCGCGTGAGGCGGTCAAGACCGACAAGAATAAGGCGAAGGCCCTGCTCAAGGACGCCGGTCTGTCCGCGGCGAAGGGCCGGCTGATGTTCGCGAGTGACGCGACCTCCTACGGGATCCAGTACTCGCTGCTCGCGCAGAAGATCCAATCCGACCTTGCGTCCGTGGGCATCACGATCGACTTGGACGGCCTGCCGGGGACGATCGAACTCGGGCAGTACCGCGCAGGGAAGGCGCCGGCGCTGTTCGGCGGGTACGCAGCCGACTATCCCGACGCGACGGATTTCCTCGTGTACCTGCCCGGCCAACTCGTCGGCAAACGGATGAACTGGCCGGCGAGCGCGAGCCCGGCCGCCCAGGAACTCGCCCAGTGGGGCGACCAGGCGACCCAGGAAGCCGATCCCAAGGCGCGGGTCGCGCTCCTCCAGAAGGCCCAACGGCGCCTCCTGGAGATCGGGCCCTACGCACCGCTGTTCACGCCCGCGCTCCCGTTCGGCTTCCGATCGGACGTGCGGGGCGTGACGTACAACAGCGTGTGGGAGGTCGACTTCTACACGATCCGCCGCGGGTAG
- a CDS encoding ABC transporter substrate-binding protein, whose product MGQGKRRLGTSSSTRRVSRRTFLRTAGAGVGLAAAGLLKPSPWTPRAEAASADMGSLLFAIDFAGIKTLDPGRTIEVTGMMVEKVTYDTLLTFAGEDLRTPRPHLATGWTVSSDAKTFTFTLRQGVKFASGNPLTSADVKWTYDRILNLKANTSFLFDGVSSVEAPDPKTVVLRTKDPLLPLIPILSHPGLGILDSKLVIQNGGDAGPNANNADHAEPYLLAHSAGSGPFMTQNYTAGQELVLVRNPNFWGSRPKLERIVIRNVPDPVTQALQVVRGDLDVAANIGPDQIPSLRRAPNVVVQTSPSATTFYVLMNNTPEVGGAFANPKVQQAVRYALDYDGILKIAGPGAVRLAGVIPTLLPGSLPSSAATKTDPEKAKSLLKESGLSTVSGTFSYSSDAIQFGIPTALLAQKIQSDLAAVGIQLKLDGLPTVTSLALYRGGKDQFGVWGWAADYPDATDFLVYAPGRVVGKRAGWLPSASADAQKLATMADAAEAEVDPKKRVALLQQWERMLAQVGPYAPLFQPAIPYAFRSNVRGVTYNSVWAMDLYTISKTA is encoded by the coding sequence ATGGGCCAAGGAAAGCGGCGGCTCGGGACGAGCAGTAGCACGCGGCGGGTTAGCCGGCGGACATTTCTTCGGACGGCGGGGGCCGGGGTGGGGTTAGCCGCAGCGGGCCTGCTGAAACCCTCGCCATGGACCCCGCGGGCCGAGGCGGCGAGCGCCGACATGGGATCGCTGCTGTTTGCGATCGATTTTGCGGGAATCAAGACCCTCGATCCCGGCCGTACCATCGAAGTCACCGGCATGATGGTCGAGAAGGTCACCTATGACACCCTGTTAACGTTCGCCGGTGAAGACCTGCGCACGCCGCGGCCGCATCTGGCGACCGGCTGGACCGTGAGCTCGGACGCGAAGACGTTCACGTTCACGCTGCGGCAGGGCGTGAAGTTTGCGAGCGGCAACCCCCTGACCTCGGCCGACGTGAAGTGGACCTACGACCGGATTCTCAACCTCAAGGCGAACACGTCCTTCTTGTTCGACGGCGTGAGCAGCGTCGAAGCGCCCGACCCGAAGACCGTCGTCCTCCGCACGAAGGACCCGTTGTTGCCGTTGATCCCGATCCTTTCCCACCCCGGCCTGGGGATTCTCGACAGCAAACTCGTCATCCAGAACGGTGGGGATGCTGGGCCGAACGCCAACAACGCGGACCACGCGGAACCGTATCTGCTGGCGCACTCCGCCGGAAGCGGTCCGTTTATGACGCAAAACTACACGGCCGGCCAGGAGCTCGTGCTCGTGCGCAACCCCAACTTCTGGGGGAGTCGTCCGAAGTTGGAGCGCATCGTCATCCGAAATGTGCCGGACCCGGTCACCCAGGCGCTCCAAGTCGTGCGGGGGGACCTCGATGTCGCGGCCAACATCGGACCCGATCAAATTCCATCGCTCCGCCGCGCGCCGAACGTCGTGGTCCAGACGAGCCCGTCGGCGACCACGTTCTACGTCCTGATGAACAACACCCCCGAGGTCGGCGGCGCGTTCGCGAACCCCAAGGTCCAGCAGGCGGTCCGATATGCGCTCGACTACGACGGCATCTTGAAGATCGCCGGGCCGGGAGCCGTGCGGCTCGCCGGGGTCATTCCGACCCTGTTGCCAGGCTCGCTCCCGAGTAGCGCGGCGACGAAGACCGACCCTGAGAAGGCCAAGAGCCTCCTGAAGGAGTCCGGGCTGAGTACGGTCAGCGGGACGTTCTCGTACTCGAGCGACGCGATCCAGTTCGGCATCCCGACCGCGCTGTTGGCCCAGAAGATTCAGTCTGATCTCGCAGCCGTCGGGATCCAGCTCAAGCTCGACGGCCTGCCCACCGTGACATCGCTCGCGCTCTACCGCGGCGGAAAGGACCAGTTCGGCGTCTGGGGCTGGGCGGCCGACTATCCGGACGCCACCGACTTTCTCGTCTACGCGCCCGGGCGCGTGGTCGGGAAGCGTGCCGGCTGGCTGCCGTCGGCGTCGGCCGACGCGCAGAAGCTCGCGACGATGGCCGATGCGGCGGAGGCGGAGGTCGACCCAAAGAAGCGTGTCGCGTTGCTCCAGCAGTGGGAGCGGATGCTCGCCCAGGTCGGCCCGTACGCGCCGCTGTTCCAACCTGCGATCCCGTACGCATTCCGGTCCAACGTGCGGGGGGTGACGTACAACAGCGTGTGGGCTATGGACCTGTACACGATTAGCAAGACCGCGTAG